A portion of the Musa acuminata AAA Group cultivar baxijiao chromosome BXJ1-1, Cavendish_Baxijiao_AAA, whole genome shotgun sequence genome contains these proteins:
- the LOC135584589 gene encoding bifunctional TH2 protein, mitochondrial-like isoform X3 has translation MATAAGEGSAARRFWIGSKKESVFASYTPFMVCLAAGKLDMDTFRNFIAQDVFFLRAFSHAYEMAEECSDDDDAKAAINELRKAVLDKLKVYDSVVQEWGIDPTKEIIPNPATLKYTEFLLATADGKIEGGKGAGKIVTPFEKTKVAAYTVGAMTPCIRLYAFLGKELQFHMQYEGNGHPYKKWVDTYSSESFEARASQIEELLDKLSVSLTGEELEIIEKLYHRAMELEIEFYNAQPIVQPVVVPFTKLHEAANHLAIFSDFDLTCTVLDSSAILAEIAILSAFKAGQSGTDNLSAQRLPSDMRNSWDALSRQYTEEHEQCIESLLPSEQVGCTDDFSIHSNEFDYEESVSTGEIVRTMESPMDKVKTFRSILASLSSEKKHLSVYIGDSVGDLLCLLEADVGIVIGSSISLRRVGEQFGVSFVPLYPGLIRKQREVPSEDSLVWNGLSGVLYTASSWTEIHAFLFGA, from the exons ATGGCAACTGCCGCGGGTGAGGGCTCCGCGGCCAGGAGGTTCTGGATCGGCTCCAAGAAGGAGTCCGTCTTTGCGTCGTATACTCCGTTCATGGTGTGCCTGGCGGCAGGGAAGCTGGACATGGACACCTTCCGCAATTTCATTGCCCAGGATGTGTTCTTCCTCAGGGCGTTTTCTCACGC CTATGAGATGGCCGAAGAATGTTCCGATGATGACGATGCCAAGGCAGCAATCAATGAGCTGAGGAAAGCCGTTCTTGATAAACTTAAAGTCTACGATTCTGTAGTTCAG GAATGGGGAATTGATCCCACCAAAGAGATAATTCCCAATCCTGCAACACTGAAGTACACTGAGTTCCTGCTTGCAACAGCTGATGGTAAAATTGAAGGAGGGAAAGGTGCTGGAAAGATAGTCACTCCCTTTGAGAAGACGAAAGTTGCTGCCTATACAGTCGGTGCGATGACCCCATGCATCAGGCTTTATGCATTTTTGGGCAAAGAGCTTCAGTTTCATATGCAATATGAGGGAAATGGTCATCCTTACAAGAAGTGGGTGGACACTTATTCCTCTGAAAGTTTTGAG GCACGTGCTTCACAAATAGAAGAGTTGCTGGACAAACTGAGTGTTTCGTTGACTGGCGAGGAGCTAGAAATCATAGAAAAGCTTTACCACCGAGCGATGGAACTTGAAATTGAATTTTACAATGCTCAGCCAATTGTCCAACCGGTGGTGGTGCCATTCACAAAACTGCATGAGGCGGCTAATCACCTGGCTATTTTTTCTGATTTTGACTTGACATGCACTGTGCTCGATTCCTCTGCTATATTAGCAGAGATCGCAATTTTAAGCGCATTCAAGGCTGGTCAGAGTGGGACTGATAATCTGAGTGCTCAAAGGTTACCATCAGACATGAGGAACTCCTGGGATGCTCTCTCTAGGCAATATACCGAGGAGCATGAGCAATGCATAGAAAGCTTACTTCCATCAGAACAAG TAGGTTGTACAGATGATTTTAGCATACACTCGAATGAATTCGACTACGAGGAATCGGTTTCAACGGGTGAAATTGTCAGAACAATGGAGTCTCCCATGGACAAGGTTAAGACATTCAGAAGCATCTTAGCTAGCCTTAGCAGTGAAAAGAAACATTTGTCTGTCTACATTGGGGATTCGGTGGGTGATTTGCTGTGCTTGCTGGAAGCGGATGTCGGTATTGTGATTGGATCGAGCATAAGCTTGAGGAGAGTTGGGGAGCAATTTGGTGTATCCTTTGTTCCGCTGTATCCAGGTTTGATAAGGAAACAAAGGGAGGTTCCATCGGAGGACTCCCTTGTCTGGAATGGGTTGTCCGGGGTTCTCTACACAGCATCAAGCTGGACAGAGATACATGCTTTTCTTTTCGGAGCATAA
- the LOC135584589 gene encoding bifunctional TH2 protein, mitochondrial-like isoform X2, whose translation MATAAGEGSAARRFWIGSKKESVFASYTPFMVCLAAGKLDMDTFRNFIAQDVFFLRAFSHAYEMAEECSDDDDAKAAINELRKAVLDKLKVYDSVVQEWGIDPTKEIIPNPATLKYTEFLLATADGKIEGGKGAGKIVTPFEKTKVAAYTVGAMTPCIRLYAFLGKELQFHMQYEGNGHPYKKWVDTYSSESFEARASQIEELLDKLSVSLTGEELEIIEKLYHRAMELEIEFYNAQPIVQPVVVPFTKLHEAANHLAIFSDFDLTCTVLDSSAILAEIAILSAFKAGQSGTDNLSAQRLPSDMRNSWDALSRQYTEEHEQCIESLLPSEQAKAFDYESLCKNLEQLSNFEKRTNCRVIELGLLKGIHLEDIKKAGERLILQDGCREFFQKVIKIKEKLNVDCHILSYCWCADLIRSAFSSGCTDDFSIHSNEFDYEESVSTGEIVRTMESPMDKVKTFRSILASLSSEKKHLSVYIGDSVGDLLCLLEADVGIVIGSSISLRRVGEQFGVSFVPLYPGLIRKQREVPSEDSLVWNGLSGVLYTASSWTEIHAFLFGA comes from the exons ATGGCAACTGCCGCGGGTGAGGGCTCCGCGGCCAGGAGGTTCTGGATCGGCTCCAAGAAGGAGTCCGTCTTTGCGTCGTATACTCCGTTCATGGTGTGCCTGGCGGCAGGGAAGCTGGACATGGACACCTTCCGCAATTTCATTGCCCAGGATGTGTTCTTCCTCAGGGCGTTTTCTCACGC CTATGAGATGGCCGAAGAATGTTCCGATGATGACGATGCCAAGGCAGCAATCAATGAGCTGAGGAAAGCCGTTCTTGATAAACTTAAAGTCTACGATTCTGTAGTTCAG GAATGGGGAATTGATCCCACCAAAGAGATAATTCCCAATCCTGCAACACTGAAGTACACTGAGTTCCTGCTTGCAACAGCTGATGGTAAAATTGAAGGAGGGAAAGGTGCTGGAAAGATAGTCACTCCCTTTGAGAAGACGAAAGTTGCTGCCTATACAGTCGGTGCGATGACCCCATGCATCAGGCTTTATGCATTTTTGGGCAAAGAGCTTCAGTTTCATATGCAATATGAGGGAAATGGTCATCCTTACAAGAAGTGGGTGGACACTTATTCCTCTGAAAGTTTTGAG GCACGTGCTTCACAAATAGAAGAGTTGCTGGACAAACTGAGTGTTTCGTTGACTGGCGAGGAGCTAGAAATCATAGAAAAGCTTTACCACCGAGCGATGGAACTTGAAATTGAATTTTACAATGCTCAGCCAATTGTCCAACCGGTGGTGGTGCCATTCACAAAACTGCATGAGGCGGCTAATCACCTGGCTATTTTTTCTGATTTTGACTTGACATGCACTGTGCTCGATTCCTCTGCTATATTAGCAGAGATCGCAATTTTAAGCGCATTCAAGGCTGGTCAGAGTGGGACTGATAATCTGAGTGCTCAAAGGTTACCATCAGACATGAGGAACTCCTGGGATGCTCTCTCTAGGCAATATACCGAGGAGCATGAGCAATGCATAGAAAGCTTACTTCCATCAGAACAAG CAAAGGCATTTGATTATGAAAGCCTATGCAAAAACCTTGAGCAGCTCTCCAATTTTGAAAAACGAACAAATTGTAGGGTTATTGAGTTAGGGTTGCTAAAGGGAATACATCTAGAAGACATAAAAAAGGCCGGGGAGCGTTTGATTCTCCAGGATGGCTGTAGAGAATTTTTCCAGAAGGttataaagataaaagaaaaactgAATGTAGATTGCCATATACTATCATACTGTTGGTGTGCAGACCTCATAAGATCAGCCTTTTCCTCAG GTTGTACAGATGATTTTAGCATACACTCGAATGAATTCGACTACGAGGAATCGGTTTCAACGGGTGAAATTGTCAGAACAATGGAGTCTCCCATGGACAAGGTTAAGACATTCAGAAGCATCTTAGCTAGCCTTAGCAGTGAAAAGAAACATTTGTCTGTCTACATTGGGGATTCGGTGGGTGATTTGCTGTGCTTGCTGGAAGCGGATGTCGGTATTGTGATTGGATCGAGCATAAGCTTGAGGAGAGTTGGGGAGCAATTTGGTGTATCCTTTGTTCCGCTGTATCCAGGTTTGATAAGGAAACAAAGGGAGGTTCCATCGGAGGACTCCCTTGTCTGGAATGGGTTGTCCGGGGTTCTCTACACAGCATCAAGCTGGACAGAGATACATGCTTTTCTTTTCGGAGCATAA
- the LOC135584589 gene encoding bifunctional TH2 protein, mitochondrial-like isoform X1, giving the protein MATAAGEGSAARRFWIGSKKESVFASYTPFMVCLAAGKLDMDTFRNFIAQDVFFLRAFSHAYEMAEECSDDDDAKAAINELRKAVLDKLKVYDSVVQEWGIDPTKEIIPNPATLKYTEFLLATADGKIEGGKGAGKIVTPFEKTKVAAYTVGAMTPCIRLYAFLGKELQFHMQYEGNGHPYKKWVDTYSSESFEARASQIEELLDKLSVSLTGEELEIIEKLYHRAMELEIEFYNAQPIVQPVVVPFTKLHEAANHLAIFSDFDLTCTVLDSSAILAEIAILSAFKAGQSGTDNLSAQRLPSDMRNSWDALSRQYTEEHEQCIESLLPSEQAKAFDYESLCKNLEQLSNFEKRTNCRVIELGLLKGIHLEDIKKAGERLILQDGCREFFQKVIKIKEKLNVDCHILSYCWCADLIRSAFSSVGCTDDFSIHSNEFDYEESVSTGEIVRTMESPMDKVKTFRSILASLSSEKKHLSVYIGDSVGDLLCLLEADVGIVIGSSISLRRVGEQFGVSFVPLYPGLIRKQREVPSEDSLVWNGLSGVLYTASSWTEIHAFLFGA; this is encoded by the exons ATGGCAACTGCCGCGGGTGAGGGCTCCGCGGCCAGGAGGTTCTGGATCGGCTCCAAGAAGGAGTCCGTCTTTGCGTCGTATACTCCGTTCATGGTGTGCCTGGCGGCAGGGAAGCTGGACATGGACACCTTCCGCAATTTCATTGCCCAGGATGTGTTCTTCCTCAGGGCGTTTTCTCACGC CTATGAGATGGCCGAAGAATGTTCCGATGATGACGATGCCAAGGCAGCAATCAATGAGCTGAGGAAAGCCGTTCTTGATAAACTTAAAGTCTACGATTCTGTAGTTCAG GAATGGGGAATTGATCCCACCAAAGAGATAATTCCCAATCCTGCAACACTGAAGTACACTGAGTTCCTGCTTGCAACAGCTGATGGTAAAATTGAAGGAGGGAAAGGTGCTGGAAAGATAGTCACTCCCTTTGAGAAGACGAAAGTTGCTGCCTATACAGTCGGTGCGATGACCCCATGCATCAGGCTTTATGCATTTTTGGGCAAAGAGCTTCAGTTTCATATGCAATATGAGGGAAATGGTCATCCTTACAAGAAGTGGGTGGACACTTATTCCTCTGAAAGTTTTGAG GCACGTGCTTCACAAATAGAAGAGTTGCTGGACAAACTGAGTGTTTCGTTGACTGGCGAGGAGCTAGAAATCATAGAAAAGCTTTACCACCGAGCGATGGAACTTGAAATTGAATTTTACAATGCTCAGCCAATTGTCCAACCGGTGGTGGTGCCATTCACAAAACTGCATGAGGCGGCTAATCACCTGGCTATTTTTTCTGATTTTGACTTGACATGCACTGTGCTCGATTCCTCTGCTATATTAGCAGAGATCGCAATTTTAAGCGCATTCAAGGCTGGTCAGAGTGGGACTGATAATCTGAGTGCTCAAAGGTTACCATCAGACATGAGGAACTCCTGGGATGCTCTCTCTAGGCAATATACCGAGGAGCATGAGCAATGCATAGAAAGCTTACTTCCATCAGAACAAG CAAAGGCATTTGATTATGAAAGCCTATGCAAAAACCTTGAGCAGCTCTCCAATTTTGAAAAACGAACAAATTGTAGGGTTATTGAGTTAGGGTTGCTAAAGGGAATACATCTAGAAGACATAAAAAAGGCCGGGGAGCGTTTGATTCTCCAGGATGGCTGTAGAGAATTTTTCCAGAAGGttataaagataaaagaaaaactgAATGTAGATTGCCATATACTATCATACTGTTGGTGTGCAGACCTCATAAGATCAGCCTTTTCCTCAG TAGGTTGTACAGATGATTTTAGCATACACTCGAATGAATTCGACTACGAGGAATCGGTTTCAACGGGTGAAATTGTCAGAACAATGGAGTCTCCCATGGACAAGGTTAAGACATTCAGAAGCATCTTAGCTAGCCTTAGCAGTGAAAAGAAACATTTGTCTGTCTACATTGGGGATTCGGTGGGTGATTTGCTGTGCTTGCTGGAAGCGGATGTCGGTATTGTGATTGGATCGAGCATAAGCTTGAGGAGAGTTGGGGAGCAATTTGGTGTATCCTTTGTTCCGCTGTATCCAGGTTTGATAAGGAAACAAAGGGAGGTTCCATCGGAGGACTCCCTTGTCTGGAATGGGTTGTCCGGGGTTCTCTACACAGCATCAAGCTGGACAGAGATACATGCTTTTCTTTTCGGAGCATAA